One part of the Sphingobacterium sp. LZ7M1 genome encodes these proteins:
- a CDS encoding glycosyltransferase family 4 protein, protein MKVVAFYGGNITNLAGTERAMFSVANGLAETGNYKVIIISTIGIREDVKYNLHPSIDVVCLNINNYKKQFLKLGQRLINVVKFNKIQYLISVEAISFLFTFYLKFIFGKDLQLILWEHFNFTVNLGLRSRDYARKLAAKFADGIVVLTQRDKELWSKNLNIKGGITSINNPSPFEITPSPYNKESKSIIAIGRYTFQKGFDKLIEIWNQFVKEYRIPSGWKLQIIGQGEDQELLERLIKKYELKNVELVGPTSNIGLYYSEASFLVMTSRFEGLPMTLIEAQSYGLPIISFDCLTGPSEVLNNKNGFLIPMDDNENFCKSLNIMILNMDLRGRMSDESKIRSQDFAVQPTIKKWEHFLESI, encoded by the coding sequence ATGAAGGTAGTTGCGTTTTATGGTGGTAATATTACTAATCTTGCAGGTACGGAACGAGCTATGTTCTCAGTGGCCAATGGATTAGCGGAAACGGGTAATTATAAAGTTATTATCATTTCAACGATTGGCATTCGAGAAGATGTTAAATATAATCTTCATCCGTCAATTGATGTAGTTTGTCTAAATATCAACAATTATAAAAAACAATTTCTAAAACTGGGGCAAAGATTGATAAATGTTGTAAAATTCAATAAAATTCAATATTTGATTTCGGTTGAAGCCATTTCCTTTTTATTTACCTTTTATCTTAAATTCATTTTTGGAAAAGACCTACAGTTGATTCTGTGGGAGCATTTTAACTTTACAGTCAATTTAGGGTTGCGGTCAAGGGATTATGCAAGAAAACTAGCCGCAAAATTTGCAGACGGTATTGTTGTCTTAACTCAAAGAGATAAAGAATTGTGGAGTAAAAACTTGAATATAAAAGGAGGAATTACCAGTATTAATAATCCTTCCCCTTTCGAAATAACACCTTCACCATATAATAAGGAGAGCAAATCAATAATAGCAATTGGAAGGTATACTTTTCAGAAAGGTTTCGATAAGTTAATTGAGATTTGGAATCAATTTGTAAAGGAATATCGTATTCCAAGTGGTTGGAAATTACAAATTATTGGTCAAGGAGAGGATCAGGAATTACTGGAAAGGTTAATCAAAAAATACGAATTAAAAAATGTGGAATTAGTTGGCCCAACTTCAAATATAGGATTGTATTATTCAGAGGCTAGTTTTTTAGTAATGACCTCTAGGTTTGAAGGGCTACCAATGACTCTAATCGAGGCCCAATCTTATGGATTGCCTATTATATCTTTTGATTGTTTAACAGGGCCTTCAGAGGTATTAAATAATAAAAATGGATTCTTAATTCCGATGGATGATAATGAAAACTTTTGCAAGTCGTTGAATATCATGATTTTAAATATGGACTTAAGGGGGCGAATGAGTGATGAGTCTAAAATCAGATCTCAAGACTTTGCTGTACAGCCAACAATTAAAAAATGGGAACATTTCTTAGAAAGTATATAA